In the genome of Perca flavescens isolate YP-PL-M2 chromosome 21, PFLA_1.0, whole genome shotgun sequence, the window CTTTGTCTGATATGTTCCACAACAGACATTAGTTTAATAAACTGACCTGCTCACTGCGTGCTGTTGATGCCGGCCCATGTTTTATCTTTCATTGTCTAAATAAAGTTCAAGCTGATTTATTGTTATAAatctatttttgcacatttgcCCCACTCAGTCTTTCTTTTTAATACCAAAACAAGTCGTTTAAAGTGGGCAGTTTCCTTTTTGATGCctttaaaatcatgtttttgtaTTAACTATATCAAAATATGAATTTTTGCTTTCTATTTAGTATTTACGGTACCAAAAAGAAAGTGTAACATTTAGTTATGGGCGGAACGATTCTTTTCAAAGAATCGTCAGTTTTCTCGTTAATACACAGTTGTAGTACGCTACGTAAGCTCAATACGGTGTTACAGAAATatcactgactgactgagtaGTCCTATTTCGGAGAACGGCTCATTTGATCTAGTTTCACTGAGTAGCTGCGAGGCTGTCTCGACTCGAGTCACTTATTGATGTCCTCGTTTTAAGACAATAATTCCCGTTCATTCATTGGTTGTCCCGCTTCCTAGTTCTTGAGCGACTGCACCATCATAGCAGGAAGCGTGAGCAGTACCCTACGATAACAGCGAGTATGGAAAGGTTGGGGATTCATAAGCACTTGCTTTGTTGATTCGACTAGCTGACCCGGTACATAGCGGACAATAAAAAGAGTAATTCAAAAAGATGtcttttcattttggccaacGATCCACATTTAAAGACGGCATAGACAAGAGAGCAATCAACAAATGAACCAGTCAACTAATCCCCAACAACCACCTGCAAGTAATCAGCATATTGTTCTGCTAATCAGGAGGATGTACGCCGGCTCAATCTGTCAAAGAATATTTAGTGTGGCCGAGATTCTCTGAAGGCTGAAGCAGattatgtattaaaaaaaaatgaagcaagattattattatttaattttctttgATAGTTGACATGACTTGCAAAAATAACTATATGTTTTTTGAGGGTTGTTGCCataaagcaaaaaatggtaGGACAGCCTATAATTATGTATTCTTTGATAGCTACCTGAATTATACAAAGAGCTCCCTGGgaaatagggttgggtaccgaattcaaaactttaaatatATGTCAGcataaaaaaagcataaaacatgactaatcgactaaagaaatctaagttgatgaagaccaaaatgaccgattagtcgactaatcgactaagagagagcagccctacgttaccttgcgtaagcatggacgcctggccaatagtagcgcgtgaaagggcgggtcttgcctagaagttgcgtgggttccataataacgcgtgcagcatgcttctacaaAGATCTAATAAagctggtgattggctgtctaacgttacatgtCGTAGAGGCACGCAGGATATactctacgttacgcacagGGACGGGGCTCACGTAGCAATAGCTGAGAAATATCTAAAAGATTTGCGCCGCAATGTGGAATGTTGTTGAACTTCTATTTGTTTTATACAACTGGTATCGGGAAAAAAAAGTAGTGTTTAGGAACCTGTATCGGAGTCACGGTATCGGAATCGATACCGGTATTGAAAATTTGTTTACCCGATATCCGGCCAAAGGCAGACATCTGTCCAGTGAAATACATTAGAATGTTCAGTTTTCACTGATTTACTAACCAGAGTCCGTCCTCTCTGCAGGGGTACGGCTGACTGGTTTGGGGTGAGCAAAGACAGCGACAGCACCCAGcgatggaggaggaagagccTGCAGCACTGCAGCCATCTGTACGGGGGTCTGAAGCCGCAGGTGATGAGGGAGATGGAGCTCCACAGCCAGGACAACCTCTCCCTGGCCAGCACTGAGACCCCTCCTCCCCTCTacctccccccccaccaccccagTCACCACCACTATGGCATGCAGAGGGTAGGCCAGCTCCAGGGCCACATTAGAGGGACAGAGGAGGAGATTAAGGCTTATTCACCTTTTCCTACATCACATTTTCTCCCTCACCCTTTTCACTCTATTTACTTTATTTCACATTAGATCTTCAGCGCTTGCTTAACCTCTTTGCTTTGTCATCTTGGCTGGGGTTCAATTGATGGCTGAAACATAAAGCTAATTTAATTGTGTAGAGGTTTTCATATGTTTCAAGTAATTCATGCATGATTTCCCACAATAACATTCCACTAAAACCCACAAAGCTACTACACAGGCATGCATTACAACTACTGCAGCACTGTTAGTGCAAGTTTGGCTTGTGACACATTTTCATCTGCGGACATTTGAAATGCATATTATACAAACAAGTTCTGTCTCAAAATAATTTGTGTTCTCTAACAATTCTGTTTGGCATGCTAGCATAAGGAAGTGCTATAGTAGCCGCAAAAATGCTGTTTTAAAGTAACAAATTCAACTCTTGGGCTTTCTTTTTACTGAATTACtttttataataatgttatCATGACTACATACATCTGTGTCAGATTACAATACAATAAGTATGATGTgagcattttaaaatataattgttTCAAATTAAGTGTAGTCCTCATCTAGCCTATTGAATGTTTAAGAAAGCAGCACTGGGTGAGGGTGGGAATCTAGAGTAGACAAATGTCTGCTGCTATTCTGAAGCATAAGTTAACAAGTAAACAATAATGTGTATTAATTGTCTAATATTTATATCAATTATATATCACTTAAACCTAGTAATTAAGCATtgttctctttaaaaaaaaaagattctttcTGAAACCTGGAGCATCAATCTAACCCTAGTTTAGATGTGTGTTATCCCTGCTTTTTACTATTCTGTCGCTGCGTGTttactgttgtgtgtttgtgtgtgtgtgtttgtgtgtgtgtgtgtgtgtgtgtgtgtgtgtgtgtgtgcgcgcgcagaTCGTAGACCCCCTGGCACGGGGTCGTGCCTTCCGCATGGCGGAAGAGGTAGACGGCTTCAGTGTCCCGCAAACTCCCATCACGCCCGGCACCGCCTCCCTCTGCTCCTTTTCCAGCTCCCGCTCGGCCCTCAACCGGTTGCCACGGCGACGCAAGCGGGAGTCTGTCGCAGTCATGAGTCTCAAGGCTGCAGCAGCACTAATGAAGGTGTTGATTtttcaagtttatttatttatttgtttttatgccCTAGATTTAAGTTTAGTCACCAAATATTCTGTGCTTTGCAAAATGTGTGCTTCGAACTCCTGCCCTGTTTTAACTTCAAAGCTACTGGCAGCCCCTGTTGTTCTGAAATTGAGATTACTTTGTCTTTTCTGCACAGTGGGAACGCACATTGCGACCAGCTATAACTATGCAATACAAAGGCATTTGTAATCCATTGTGGGCAAAGTTATCATGCACACACTTTAATCTCCATTATCTTATGTTTTTGTAAACACATTTATATTCTAATGAGTCCCTGTCTCCTCCACATATAAATGGTTAGGTTTTATCtatattcatgtgtgtgtgtgtgtgtgtgtgtgtgtgtgtgtgtgtgtgtgtgtgtgtgtgtgtgtgtgtgtctgtttaggCATGTTGTATAAAATATGAGCTCAGCTTGGGTTATTACAGATTAAACTCTAATGACTCTAAAGCATGTGGCCACTGGCTACAGACTCGCACATACAAAGGGATGAATGGATGTTCAGTGAGAGTATGTGCTAGTGTGTGTTGGCCGGGGGGTCACAGGGTCTCTCTAGCAGATGGTCCGTGATAATACACACCGAATGCTCAGCTATCTGCTGAAAGGGGATATTCCAGAGTTGCAGAGCTAATCCACTGACACACAACCATCAGACTCTATCATTAAGGAGAGGATTCCCCCAGATAAACTGTCATGGCATCATTGccaaccgttggggtcgggtgcgatgccacatgggtggcagtgaaggtcaggggcctcgacggaccagacccgggcagcagacgctggctctggggacgtggaacgtcacctctctgtggggaaggagcggaactggtgcgggaggtgggcgctaccggttagatctggtggggcttacctctacgcacagtcttggttctggaaccatactcctggataggggttggactcttttcttctccggagttgcccagggtgtgaggatactcacaagccccggctggcgccgctgtgttgggtttacccggtgggacgagagggtcgcctccccacgcctgcgggttgtgggggaaaactctgactgttgtttgtgcatatgcaccaaacaggagttcggagtattcggccttcttggagaccttgactggagtcctgcatggggctccagtgggggactccattgttctgctgggggacttcaacgcacatgcgtgggcaatgatggagacacctgagaggcgtgattgggaggaacggcctcctgatctaaaccagagtggttgtttgttgttggacttctgtgctagtcatggattgtctataacgaacaccatgttcgaacatagggatgctcataagtgtacctggtaccagagcaccctaggccgaaggtcaatgatcgatttcataatcgtttcatctgatctgaggccgtatgttttggacactcgggtgaagagaggggcagagctgtcaaccgatcaccatctggtggtgagttgggtcagaaggtggggaagactctggacagacctggtaagcccaaagcgtgtagtgcgggtaaattgggaacgtctggaggaggcccctgtccaacagactttcaactcacacctccggcggagcttttcgtgcatccctgtggaggctgggggcattgaacccagtggacaatgttcaaagtttccattgctgaagctgcggcgaggagctgtggtcttagggtcttaggtgcctcaaggggcggtaacccacgaacaccgtggtggacacggtggtcagggaagccgtccgactgaagaaggagtctttccgggatatgttatcccggaggactcggaggcagtgcagggtaccgaagggcccgaagggctgcagcctctgccgtgaaagaggcaaagcagcgggtgtgggagaagtttggagaagacatggagaaggacttttggtcggcaccaaagtgcttctggaaaactgttcgccacctcaggaggggaaggggaaccatccaagctgtgtacagtaaggatgggacactgttgacctcaactgaggaggtaatagggcggtggaaggagcactttgaggaactcctgaatccgactaatcgccctctatgccagaggcagagctggaggataatgggggattgtcgccgatttcccaggcggaagtcactgatgtagtcaaacaactacacagtggcaaagccccgggattgatgagatccgtccagaaatgctcaaggctctgggggtggaggggctgtcctggttgacacgccttttcaacattgcgtggaagtctggggacggtgccaaaggagtggcagactagggtggtggttccccttttttaaaaagggggaccagagggtgtgtgccaattataggggtatcacacttctcagcctccctggtaaagtctactccaaggtgctggaaaggagggttcggccaatagtcgaacctcgggttgaggaggaacaatgcggattccgtcctggtcgtggaacaacggaccagctcttcactctcgcaaggatcctggagggagcctgggagtatgcccaaccggtctacatgtgttttgtggatttggagaaggcgtatgaccgggtccccgggagatactgtgggaggtgctgcgggagtatggggtgaggggtctcttctcagggccatccaatctctgtacaaccaaagcgagagctgtgtccgggttctcggtagtaagtcggactcgtttcaggtgagggttggcctccgccagggggcgctttgtcaccaatcctgtttgtagtatttatggacaggatatcgaggcgtagtcggggtggggaggggttgcagtttggtgggctggggatctcatcgctgctctttgcagatgatgtggtcctgatggcatcatcggcctgcgaccttcagcactcactggatcggttcgcaaccgagtgtgaagcggttgggatgaggatcagcacctctaaatctgaggccatggttctcagcaggaaaccgatggaatgccttctccaggtagggaatgagtccttaccccaagtgaaggagttcaagtaccttggggttgtgttcgcgagtgaggacacaatggagcgggagattggtcggagaatcggcgcagcgggtgcggtattgcattcaatctatcgcaccgttgtggacgaaaaagagagcttagccagaaggcaaagctctcgatctaccggtcagttttcgttcctaccctcacctatggtcatgaaggctgggtcatgaccgaaagaacgagatccagggtacaagcggctgaaatgggtgtcctcaggagggtggctggcgtctcccttagagatagggtgagaagctcagtcatccgtgaggagctcggagtagagccgctgctcctttgcgtcgaaaggagccagttgaggtggttcgggcatctggtaaggatgccccctgggcgcctccctagggaggtgttccaggcacgtccagctgggaggaggcctcggggaagacccaggactaggtggagggattatatctccaacctggcctgggaacgcctcgggatcccccagtcggagctggttaatgttgctcgggaaagggaagtttggggtcccctgctggagctgctccccccgcgacccgacaccggataagcggacgaagatggatggatggcatcATTGCACTGCAATCTGTTAACGATAATAACGGTGATGTTTGTATGATTGTGTTATTGTGGTGTTCGATGGCTGTGTGTTTCTTAGGGCCGGACATTAGCCGACAGCACCTATGGGCGACGTCGCAGACGGAGTTTCATGCCCCCTAGTTTCTTTGAAGACGACACCGTGGACTTCCCTGATGAACTCGACACTTCCTTCTTTACCAGAGTGAGCAGTggacacacatccacacaccacTGCCAGGATAACTTTTAAAATAACAGtattaaattcaaaatatttgggtgcctgggtagctcgcTTGGTAGAGCACGTGCCCATATGCAgttctgacctgcagccctttgctccatgtcattcccccttccATGTCTAAGCAcacctatcaaataaaggccgtaaaaataattacaaatgttTGCACAGAATTATCGCCACTTTTGCTTGAAGCACAAAAAGCCATTCTTTATGTCCTATTGCCTGCACTCACAAAATGTTTCGTAGGCAAGTCACTTATGTGTTGGTTTAAAGCACTTTTTTTACCCTGATATATACTCTGGTATGTATGCTAAATACTGTATTTTTGGGGGGTATTGGCTTTTGCCGTGTCAGGACCCTTTGTGCCCTCTTTTAAACAATATATTCTGAGTTCTTCAGCTTTGAATTCTTGCTGActtagttttcgtctttgtAGGACGGCCTGCAGGATGAGTTGTCCAGCTATGCTGACGAAGTTTTTGAGACGCCATCGGAGGCCGACCTCAAACAGCTGGACGAGAGCGAGCTCACAGGAAGCGCGCTGGATAGGAACGAACTGGAGAGGACTCACCTCATGCTGTGGGTTTATATTTTCTACAGTGttatttacatgcacacatgcacctCTGATGTGAGGAGACAAATTCACAACTTTTGCGTCGCTGAAGTCTTATGATATTTTGTACTGTATTATATTAACATGTCCTGCCTGACACTTCCTCAAACTAGGCCCTTAGAGCGAGGATGGCGGAAGGCAAAAGATGGCTCTCTGGTCCAGCCCAAGGTTCGTCTCAAACAGGAAGTGGTGAGCGTCAGCAGCCACCAGCAGCGGGGACAAAGGATAGTGGTGCCTGTTAAGAAGCTGTTTGCCCGAGAGAAGAGGCCATACGGCCTTGGCATGGTCGGTCGTCTCACAAACCGAACGTACCGCAAGCGCATTGACAGCTATGTCAAAAAGCAGATTGAGGACATGGACGATAACAGGTAAACAGCTATGTACTTTGGAGGATGACTTTCCTCTGATGTTAAATTATATCGAGTTATTGCCAAATGCCCCAGATAACGGAGCCTGAATTGTCCCTCTGTCCTCCCCAGGCCTTTTTTTACCTACTGGATCACATGTGTCCATTTGCTCGTCACCATTCTGGCTATCACTATCTACGGCATTGCCCCTATAGGCTTCTCACAACATGAAACTGTCGACTCTGTAAGTATATTTTACAGCATTTATTTTTAGATTGGTATAGTGTCTGTGGATAATTTGTGTTGAATTTCCACTGAAAATGTATGACTATGTATGACTATGTATAATGAAATATTAGTAATAtagctttttgttttctttttttaggtgTTAAGAAACAAGGCAGTTTATGAAAACGTTAAGTTTGTGCAACAACAAAACTTCTGGGTGGGTCCAAGCTCAGTAAGTAGGTCCTATCTTCCATTTGGCATCTTTTGTCTATGATTGTGTTTTTACTCAgctcttaaaggtgcactatgagttcctgcatgatgtcacttctgttgacgttccaagtaaattccaaacaaaacagagcaagctcgcccctccccccatgtttccgtaactgtcatgactaactgactaactgtcactaactcccaccccctcccccagccATCTTGTcagtgattggctggagtggtttgttgtattttggtgcacagcctgtgcccctagtgtttgtttgacatttaCAACCCCTATGTTGTCTCCTGAGACCAGGCTTTGTATTCACTctgtattcagggggcaggcagctagcggatcaaggagagatgcctacgatttgagacaaaaattaaaTTGCTCTGAAACCATGCACAAACTCATAATGCACCTTTAAGTGTGGGGGTCAACATGGGAAAAGCTCCAGTGAATTAAACTCTAGTTGTCTAGATCTAACTTTTACCATTTCAAGGGTACATGAaaagaaattgcaaagaaaCTGCATTTTGAGTCAACTGTAACTAATGGATTGAATAGTTGAAGTACATAACACTAGCTAAAAGTAAGATAATCGgttcaaatagttagctaaaagtgctgaataataatatacaggataaatgaataaaagaaaaatataactTCTGCTACTCTAAGTGGTAATGGTACTTGACCTAACCCTTCTAAACATTTACTAATAAATTGtaacaaaaaatttaaattgtacaaaatgtaaaaaatatcactttaataattgattaatcagtgATAAATAACATTCAGTTTAtaattgatgaaaaaaaaaaaaaaaaaaaaaggaaaccacTGGTCTAGATCCACAATCTGACCAAGCTGTCATCCCCCGCTGTCCTGCAGGAGGCACTGATCCACCTGGGAGCCAAGTTTTCCCCGTGCATGCGTCAAGACCAAGAGATCCACCAACTGATCCAGGAGAAGAGAAAGCGCGAGAGAGAGTCCGGCTGCTGCGTGAGGAACGATCGCTCCGGCTGCCTGCAAACTTTACAGGAGGAGTGTTCGGTCAGTCAAACCAACCTGACCAGTTCACTCATATATAATGTGTCTGTCGCCAGCACATCTCTGGTCAGAATCAGTTTaattggccaagtatacttacatactCAAGTAATTTGACTTTGGTAGGcgttaactctctatacattcaacaaatagacatgtagtagtaaacattcagtagacaatagtaatatagacatatactgtacaatagagaaaacaatatacatatgggcacatatcaacataatatacagctatacaaataagacataatatcaagacaagtacTCATGGAATGGAATTTAAggtgcaaaaagtaatagtgcaaagtagtgtgcaagatgcattttattttttttattttattttaccttcatttaaccaggaagagactcattgagattaaaaatctctttttcaagagtgtcctggccaagataggcagcagtacaaccacacatacagtacatacaaacacaaaatacacaaaaacaacagaaatataaaacaactgaaacagcaagtccttcaaagtcaaccacaatcCTAAATACGTCAGGcaaaacatctacagccagatgtggctgcctCTAAGTCAATCAACATCTTCTTAAAAGCGACCAATGAGAACAGCTCAgtaagtttcatggatttctgtaacttgGTCCATGTATATGCATGTTGGAATGataagtatgtaatgtgtagagaaGTGGGTGAGTGGCCAAAGTGGGGATGACCCCTCTTATCTGCAGTTCATTAGAGTGATGGCAGTGGGAAAGAAGCTGTTCTTAtgtctggttgtttttgtgCGAAGGGATCTGTAGCGCTTGCCAGAGGGAAGGAGGTTAAAGAGAGTGTATGCAGGATGTGTGGGGTCTTTGGTGATGTTCTCTGCCCGCTTCCTGGTCCTACCAGTGTACAAGTCCTGGAGGGAGGGCAGGGGGGCACCAGTGATTGCCCCAAACCAAACGGTGATGAGGGTGGGAGGGGTTTTATGGTTTATCATTTATCGCAAGTACTATTCATGGTATCATATTATATACGATTTCACAGTTGCTTCAACAGAGATATATTGAATAGAAGTGTTACATGGAGCACCTTTAGGCAGCTTTTGTTGCACCATTTATCATAGCTGTGGTTGCCACTGCACAGGCAAAATGAATAGAGATACAGCATAATGTTAACAATGATTtctctccctccgtctctctgtcctctACTGCAGAGTACCCTGGCATTGTGGGTAAAGTGGCCTCACCACCACAGTGTTCCCTATCTGAATGGTACACTACGCCAATATGGTGCCGTCTGTCATCAGGACCCCAGGTGACTTCGC includes:
- the rhbdf1b gene encoding inactive rhomboid protein 1 isoform X1; the protein is MDEPASRNSSLQRKKPPWLKLDIPTIQVMPDDPLTQPVKRLRSVSMPGENPQTRIAALETSNNYIKPPLERLPSFTQSIKSEKRVRFERVNTVPPKGKRWPRRVSTIRRRSCVPKILTRRRSSIPKQIIRGTADWFGVSKDSDSTQRWRRKSLQHCSHLYGGLKPQVMREMELHSQDNLSLASTETPPPLYLPPHHPSHHHYGMQRIVDPLARGRAFRMAEEVDGFSVPQTPITPGTASLCSFSSSRSALNRLPRRRKRESVAVMSLKAAAALMKGRTLADSTYGRRRRRSFMPPSFFEDDTVDFPDELDTSFFTRDGLQDELSSYADEVFETPSEADLKQLDESELTGSALDRNELERTHLMLPLERGWRKAKDGSLVQPKVRLKQEVVSVSSHQQRGQRIVVPVKKLFAREKRPYGLGMVGRLTNRTYRKRIDSYVKKQIEDMDDNRPFFTYWITCVHLLVTILAITIYGIAPIGFSQHETVDSVLRNKAVYENVKFVQQQNFWVGPSSEALIHLGAKFSPCMRQDQEIHQLIQEKRKRERESGCCVRNDRSGCLQTLQEECSSTLALWVKWPHHHSVPYLNGTLRQYGAVCHQDPRICLEPASVSPHEWPDDITKWPVCTRYNSGKHTNLPHIDCTITGRPCCIGTKGRCEITSREYCDFMRGYFHEEATLCSQVACMDDVCGLLPFLNPEIPDQFSRLWLSLFLHAGILHCLVSVVFQMTVLRDIEKLAGWLRISIIYMLSGITGNLASAIFLPYRAEVGPAGSQFGILACLFVELFQSWQILERPWRAFAKLLGISVFFFSFGLLPWIDNFAHICGFVSGFFLSFAFLPYISFGQSDMYRKRVQICVFLLVFLALLSTLAVLFYVYPVKCDWCEYLTCIPITDKFCEKYDLNAHL
- the rhbdf1b gene encoding inactive rhomboid protein 1 isoform X4, which gives rise to MDEPASRNSSLQRKKPPWLKLDIPTIQVMPDDPLTQPVKRLRSVSMPGENPQTRIAALETSNNYIKPPLERLPSFTQSIKRGTADWFGVSKDSDSTQRWRRKSLQHCSHLYGGLKPQVMREMELHSQDNLSLASTETPPPLYLPPHHPSHHHYGMQRIVDPLARGRAFRMAEEVDGFSVPQTPITPGTASLCSFSSSRSALNRLPRRRKRESVAVMSLKAAAALMKGRTLADSTYGRRRRRSFMPPSFFEDDTVDFPDELDTSFFTRDGLQDELSSYADEVFETPSEADLKQLDESELTGSALDRNELERTHLMLPLERGWRKAKDGSLVQPKVRLKQEVVSVSSHQQRGQRIVVPVKKLFAREKRPYGLGMVGRLTNRTYRKRIDSYVKKQIEDMDDNRPFFTYWITCVHLLVTILAITIYGIAPIGFSQHETVDSVLRNKAVYENVKFVQQQNFWVGPSSEALIHLGAKFSPCMRQDQEIHQLIQEKRKRERESGCCVRNDRSGCLQTLQEECSSTLALWVKWPHHHSVPYLNGTLRQYGAVCHQDPRICLEPASVSPHEWPDDITKWPVCTRYNSGKHTNLPHIDCTITGRPCCIGTKGRCEITSREYCDFMRGYFHEEATLCSQVACMDDVCGLLPFLNPEIPDQFSRLWLSLFLHAGILHCLVSVVFQMTVLRDIEKLAGWLRISIIYMLSGITGNLASAIFLPYRAEVGPAGSQFGILACLFVELFQSWQILERPWRAFAKLLGISVFFFSFGLLPWIDNFAHICGFVSGFFLSFAFLPYISFGQSDMYRKRVQICVFLLVFLALLSTLAVLFYVYPVKCDWCEYLTCIPITDKFCEKYDLNAHL
- the rhbdf1b gene encoding inactive rhomboid protein 1 isoform X2 gives rise to the protein MDEPASRNSSLQRKKPPWLKLDIPTIQVMPDDPLTQPVKRLRSVSMPGENPQTRIAALETSNNYIKPPLERLPSFTQSIKSEKRVRFERVNTVPPKGKRWPRRVSTIRRRSCVPKILTRRRSSIPKQIIRGTADWFGVSKDSDSTQRWRRKSLQHCSHLYGGLKPQVMREMELHSQDNLSLASTETPPPLYLPPHHPSHHHYGMQRIVDPLARGRAFRMAEEVDGFSVPQTPITPGTASLCSFSSSRSALNRLPRRRKRESVAVMSLKAAAALMKGRTLADSTYGRRRRRSFMPPSFFEDDTVDFPDELDTSFFTRDGLQDELSSYADEVFETPSEADLKQLDESELTGSALDRNELERTHLMLPLERGWRKAKDGSLVQPKVRLKQEVVSVSSHQQRGQRIVVPVKKLFAREKRPYGLGMVGRLTNRTYRKRIDSYVKKQIEDMDDNRPFFTYWITCVHLLVTILAITIYGIAPIGFSQHETVDSVLRNKAVYENVKFVQQQNFWEALIHLGAKFSPCMRQDQEIHQLIQEKRKRERESGCCVRNDRSGCLQTLQEECSSTLALWVKWPHHHSVPYLNGTLRQYGAVCHQDPRICLEPASVSPHEWPDDITKWPVCTRYNSGKHTNLPHIDCTITGRPCCIGTKGRCEITSREYCDFMRGYFHEEATLCSQVACMDDVCGLLPFLNPEIPDQFSRLWLSLFLHAGILHCLVSVVFQMTVLRDIEKLAGWLRISIIYMLSGITGNLASAIFLPYRAEVGPAGSQFGILACLFVELFQSWQILERPWRAFAKLLGISVFFFSFGLLPWIDNFAHICGFVSGFFLSFAFLPYISFGQSDMYRKRVQICVFLLVFLALLSTLAVLFYVYPVKCDWCEYLTCIPITDKFCEKYDLNAHL
- the rhbdf1b gene encoding inactive rhomboid protein 1 isoform X7; translated protein: MTQTLNPSWSSLDRGTADWFGVSKDSDSTQRWRRKSLQHCSHLYGGLKPQVMREMELHSQDNLSLASTETPPPLYLPPHHPSHHHYGMQRIVDPLARGRAFRMAEEVDGFSVPQTPITPGTASLCSFSSSRSALNRLPRRRKRESVAVMSLKAAAALMKGRTLADSTYGRRRRRSFMPPSFFEDDTVDFPDELDTSFFTRDGLQDELSSYADEVFETPSEADLKQLDESELTGSALDRNELERTHLMLPLERGWRKAKDGSLVQPKVRLKQEVVSVSSHQQRGQRIVVPVKKLFAREKRPYGLGMVGRLTNRTYRKRIDSYVKKQIEDMDDNRPFFTYWITCVHLLVTILAITIYGIAPIGFSQHETVDSVLRNKAVYENVKFVQQQNFWVGPSSEALIHLGAKFSPCMRQDQEIHQLIQEKRKRERESGCCVRNDRSGCLQTLQEECSSTLALWVKWPHHHSVPYLNGTLRQYGAVCHQDPRICLEPASVSPHEWPDDITKWPVCTRYNSGKHTNLPHIDCTITGRPCCIGTKGRCEITSREYCDFMRGYFHEEATLCSQVACMDDVCGLLPFLNPEIPDQFSRLWLSLFLHAGILHCLVSVVFQMTVLRDIEKLAGWLRISIIYMLSGITGNLASAIFLPYRAEVGPAGSQFGILACLFVELFQSWQILERPWRAFAKLLGISVFFFSFGLLPWIDNFAHICGFVSGFFLSFAFLPYISFGQSDMYRKRVQICVFLLVFLALLSTLAVLFYVYPVKCDWCEYLTCIPITDKFCEKYDLNAHL